From Pantoea sp. Ep11b, the proteins below share one genomic window:
- the fklB gene encoding FKBP-type peptidyl-prolyl cis-trans isomerase has product MTTPSFDSVEAQASYGIGLQVGQQLLESGLQGLQPEALLAGLRDALEGNSPAVPVDVVHRALREVHERAEGVRRERTEAMAAEGQAFLQENAQREGVNSTESGLQFSVITQGEGPIPSRQDRVRVHYTGKLIDGSVFDSSVARGEPAEFPVSGVIPGWIEALTLMPVGSKWELVIPQNLAYGERGAGASIPPFSTLIFEVELLEIL; this is encoded by the coding sequence ATGACTACCCCTTCTTTCGACAGCGTCGAAGCACAAGCAAGTTACGGTATTGGTTTACAGGTTGGCCAGCAGTTGCTGGAATCTGGTCTGCAGGGGCTGCAACCAGAAGCACTGCTCGCGGGCCTGCGCGACGCGCTGGAAGGGAACTCGCCGGCCGTTCCGGTTGATGTGGTTCATCGCGCACTGCGTGAAGTGCATGAACGTGCTGAAGGCGTGCGTCGTGAGCGCACCGAAGCGATGGCAGCAGAAGGCCAGGCCTTCCTGCAGGAAAATGCGCAGCGTGAAGGCGTGAACAGCACCGAGTCGGGCCTGCAGTTCAGCGTGATTACCCAGGGTGAAGGTCCAATCCCGTCACGCCAGGATCGCGTTCGCGTTCACTATACGGGCAAACTGATCGACGGCAGCGTGTTCGACAGCTCCGTTGCGCGTGGTGAACCGGCAGAATTCCCGGTAAGCGGTGTGATCCCAGGCTGGATCGAAGCCCTGACCCTGATGCCGGTTGGCTCGAAATGGGAACTGGTGATCCCACAGAACCTCGCCTACGGTGAGCGTGGCGCGGGTGCCTCCATCCCGCCATTCAGCACCCTGATCTTCGAAGTCGAACTGCTGGAAATTCTGTAA
- a CDS encoding LysM-like peptidoglycan-binding domain-containing protein: MGQIAPRRRRMRATQTVSRLQAWLAARRPQRPAGEEEPRMASDASSRLPAWLQRIWHFTDHIGWMDPLPAPHRRGIVAALLVMLVAFLWPASTLRYPVEQPATPSAEKEVPMQADIYDDNSSRQPSSSASQQTPKADSQGAWRSLTIASGQTLAQLFRDNSLPVNDVFAMARVEGNDQPLSSLKSGQQVKIRQDAQGTVTGLTVDSASGPVLFTRQPDGSFIRAQ; encoded by the coding sequence ATGGGCCAGATTGCCCCCCGCCGCCGCAGGATGCGTGCAACACAGACCGTTTCCCGGCTGCAGGCCTGGCTGGCCGCACGCAGGCCACAGCGCCCTGCCGGAGAGGAGGAACCCCGAATGGCTTCAGACGCGTCGTCCCGCCTGCCAGCATGGCTTCAGCGTATCTGGCACTTTACCGACCACATCGGCTGGATGGATCCGCTGCCCGCACCGCACCGGCGCGGCATCGTGGCGGCCCTGCTGGTGATGCTGGTAGCGTTTCTCTGGCCTGCCAGCACGCTGCGCTATCCGGTCGAACAGCCTGCGACCCCCTCTGCAGAAAAAGAGGTGCCGATGCAGGCGGATATCTATGATGACAACAGCAGCCGTCAGCCCTCCTCTTCTGCCTCACAGCAGACGCCAAAGGCCGATTCGCAGGGCGCATGGCGCAGCCTGACTATCGCCTCGGGTCAGACGCTGGCGCAGCTGTTTCGTGACAATAGCCTGCCGGTGAACGATGTGTTTGCGATGGCGCGGGTGGAAGGCAACGATCAGCCGCTCAGCTCACTGAAAAGTGGTCAGCAGGTGAAGATTCGTCAGGATGCGCAGGGCACGGTGACCGGCCTGACGGTTGACAGTGCCAGCGGTCCGGTACTCTTTACCCGTCAGCCGGACGGCAGCTTTATCCGGGCGCAGTAA
- the rplI gene encoding 50S ribosomal protein L9 translates to MQVILLDKVANLGSLGDQVNVKAGYARNFLVPQGKAVPATKKNVEYFEARRAELEAKLADVQSAATARAEKINALGTVTITSKAGDEGKLFGSIGTRDIADAVTAAGVDVAKSEVRLPNGVLRTTGEHEVDFQVHSDVFAKLTVKVVAG, encoded by the coding sequence ATGCAAGTTATTCTGCTTGATAAAGTAGCAAACCTGGGCAGCCTGGGTGATCAGGTTAACGTTAAAGCGGGCTACGCTCGTAACTTCCTGGTTCCACAGGGCAAAGCTGTTCCTGCCACGAAGAAAAACGTTGAGTATTTCGAAGCACGTCGTGCTGAACTGGAAGCCAAACTGGCTGACGTTCAGTCTGCAGCGACTGCACGCGCTGAGAAGATCAATGCACTGGGCACCGTGACCATCACGTCTAAAGCAGGCGATGAAGGTAAACTGTTCGGTTCAATCGGTACCCGCGACATCGCTGATGCAGTCACTGCAGCAGGCGTTGACGTAGCGAAGAGCGAAGTTCGTCTGCCGAACGGCGTTCTGCGTACCACCGGTGAGCATGAAGTGGACTTCCAGGTTCACAGCGATGTATTCGCTAAGCTGACCGTAAAAGTTGTTGCTGGTTAA
- the rpsR gene encoding 30S ribosomal protein S18, which produces MARYFRRRKFCRFTAEGVVEIDYKDIATLKNYITESGKIVPSRITGTRAKYQRQLARCIKRARYLSLLPYTDRHQ; this is translated from the coding sequence ATGGCACGTTATTTCCGTCGTCGCAAGTTCTGCCGTTTCACCGCGGAAGGCGTTGTTGAGATCGATTACAAAGACATCGCAACGTTAAAAAATTACATTACCGAAAGCGGTAAAATTGTCCCGAGCCGTATCACCGGTACTCGTGCAAAATACCAGCGTCAGTTGGCTCGCTGCATCAAGCGCGCGCGTTACCTGTCTCTGCTGCCGTACACTGATCGTCATCAGTAA
- the priB gene encoding primosomal replication protein N, with product MTVNRLRLSGTVCKTPVRKISPSGIPHCQFVLEHRSVQEEAGFHRQAWCRMPVIISGSTHQVITQHITVGTQLSLDGFISCHQARNGQSKVVFHAEQIELIDSGD from the coding sequence GTGACGGTTAATCGACTGCGCTTGTCGGGCACTGTGTGCAAGACGCCGGTTCGAAAAATTAGCCCGTCAGGAATTCCTCACTGTCAGTTTGTGCTTGAGCACCGCTCAGTGCAGGAGGAGGCCGGGTTTCACCGGCAAGCCTGGTGTCGTATGCCGGTGATTATCAGCGGCAGCACCCATCAGGTGATTACTCAACATATAACGGTCGGCACGCAACTCTCACTCGACGGTTTCATTAGTTGCCATCAGGCACGAAATGGCCAGAGCAAAGTGGTGTTCCATGCCGAGCAGATTGAATTGATAGATTCTGGAGACTAG
- the rpsF gene encoding 30S ribosomal protein S6: MRHYEIVFMVHPDQSEQVPGMIERYTGAITGAQGTIHRLEDWGRRQLAYPINKLHKAHYVLMNVEAPQEAIDELETNFRFNDAVIRSMVMRVKHAVTEASPMVKAKDERRDRREDFANESADESDAGDSEE; this comes from the coding sequence ATGCGTCATTACGAAATCGTATTTATGGTTCATCCTGACCAGAGCGAACAGGTTCCTGGCATGATCGAGCGTTACACTGGTGCTATCACTGGTGCACAGGGCACGATTCACCGCCTGGAAGACTGGGGCCGTCGTCAGCTGGCTTACCCGATCAACAAACTGCACAAAGCGCATTACGTTCTGATGAACGTTGAAGCGCCGCAGGAAGCGATCGATGAGCTGGAAACGAACTTCCGCTTCAACGACGCCGTTATCCGTAGCATGGTTATGCGCGTTAAACACGCGGTAACTGAAGCATCACCGATGGTTAAAGCGAAAGATGAGCGTCGTGATCGTCGCGAAGATTTTGCTAACGAATCCGCTGATGAGTCAGATGCTGGGGATTCTGAAGAGTAA
- the yjfP gene encoding esterase, producing the protein MIELTTDTLAGIECLHAAPAGQRHQPLPTVLFYHGFTSSKEVYAYFAVALAQAGFRAVMPDAELHGARYYGDAETRLDRFWEILKQNIDELPQLEAALRDSHLIAEERFAVAGASMGGMTALGAMVRYPQIRSVACMMGSGYFMQLSQSLFPPQVADTPARKAAFDARMAPLAEYDPCNRLEALADRPLLLWHGEADEVVPWAESVRLEKALRDNGLAQHLTALSEKAIGHKITPSALTALVRFFTHHL; encoded by the coding sequence ATGATCGAACTCACCACCGACACGCTGGCCGGTATCGAATGCCTGCACGCCGCGCCCGCCGGACAGCGCCATCAACCCCTGCCCACTGTGCTGTTTTATCACGGGTTTACCTCCTCTAAAGAGGTCTATGCCTACTTCGCCGTGGCCCTGGCGCAGGCGGGATTCCGGGCGGTGATGCCGGACGCCGAGCTGCACGGTGCGCGTTATTACGGTGACGCAGAGACCCGCCTCGACCGCTTCTGGGAGATCCTGAAACAGAACATTGATGAGCTGCCGCAGCTGGAAGCCGCGCTGCGTGACAGTCACCTGATCGCGGAGGAACGTTTTGCGGTGGCGGGGGCGTCGATGGGTGGCATGACGGCGCTGGGAGCAATGGTGCGTTATCCGCAGATCCGCAGCGTCGCCTGTATGATGGGGTCAGGCTATTTTATGCAGCTCAGCCAGTCGCTGTTTCCGCCGCAGGTGGCCGACACACCGGCGCGAAAGGCGGCATTCGACGCCCGCATGGCACCGCTGGCGGAGTATGATCCCTGCAACCGGCTGGAGGCGCTGGCCGATCGTCCGCTGCTGCTGTGGCATGGTGAGGCGGATGAGGTCGTGCCCTGGGCGGAAAGCGTGCGGCTGGAGAAGGCGCTGCGTGACAACGGGCTGGCGCAGCATCTGACAGCGCTGTCAGAAAAAGCCATCGGGCACAAGATCACTCCGTCGGCCCTGACGGCGCTGGTGCGTTTTTTCACTCATCATCTGTAA
- a CDS encoding methyl-accepting chemotaxis protein, which yields MKRLSLSGLSLGVKLSVMTSLSVALLLLVLTLTQSHNASRQLENLAIDDMHNQVQGISEMATMFNATLTEEVTHYTSLFTSFLPRRFSLDETARVQVGDFSTPVLRAGLKTLNLDQTAVDDFTERTAAVATIFVRDGDDFIRISTSLKKQDGSRAIGTQLDRSGAAWKSVHQGNVYQGLATLFGHRYITQYQPVKDESGRVVAILFVGVGIDKQYALMREKILARRLGDSGRFFVLNGTPGKSQGEYLFAQENEGKQPAWDSAILTPLLTQSQGMQQVEIEGEHKILAWQQLPGWNWVITGEVNRASLLAPIMQSRNLFLMTGLVLVVIFALGFVWYSRRAITRPLQQVIHLAEQYAAGNLQVHMETPRRDEVGQLIIAINGIGDGLEKIVSQVRGAAQEISQGTDTIAASSHNISEQIGRQASSVEETSASMEQFGATVEHTADSLRQAMSLVAEASEIVSHGSQTVTRSVSTMSAIKVSSQSIADITHVIESIAFQTNILALNAAVEAARAGEQGRGFAVVAAEVRALAQRSAQAAKEIDGLIATSIGNVAEGHQLSEQTREAMSNIVTHIEQVQALMGEINVAAQQQAAGIGQVNLAMNQISQATHQNSELVAQAENSAQSLSDKGHHLTQLVSVFSLKS from the coding sequence ATGAAGCGTCTCTCTCTCAGCGGACTGAGTCTTGGCGTTAAGCTGTCAGTTATGACGTCCCTGAGCGTAGCGCTGTTGCTGCTGGTTCTGACACTGACTCAGAGCCACAACGCCTCGCGCCAGCTGGAAAATCTCGCCATCGATGACATGCACAATCAGGTGCAGGGCATCAGTGAAATGGCCACTATGTTCAACGCCACCCTGACCGAAGAGGTCACACACTACACCAGTCTGTTTACCAGCTTCCTGCCCAGGCGTTTCAGCCTGGATGAAACCGCCAGGGTGCAGGTGGGCGACTTTTCGACGCCGGTGCTGCGCGCCGGATTAAAGACGCTGAACCTCGATCAGACCGCCGTCGACGATTTCACCGAACGCACTGCCGCCGTTGCCACCATTTTCGTGCGTGACGGCGATGATTTTATCCGTATCTCAACCTCGCTGAAAAAGCAGGATGGCAGTCGGGCGATTGGCACCCAGCTCGATCGCAGTGGCGCGGCATGGAAAAGCGTTCATCAGGGCAATGTGTATCAGGGTCTGGCGACGCTGTTTGGCCATCGCTACATCACACAATATCAGCCGGTCAAAGATGAGAGTGGCAGAGTCGTCGCGATCCTGTTTGTCGGCGTAGGAATCGATAAGCAGTATGCGCTGATGCGTGAAAAGATCCTGGCGCGTCGGCTGGGCGACAGCGGTCGCTTCTTTGTGCTTAACGGCACCCCCGGCAAGTCACAGGGCGAGTATCTGTTCGCACAGGAAAACGAAGGGAAACAGCCCGCATGGGACAGCGCCATCTTAACGCCGCTGCTGACGCAGTCGCAGGGCATGCAGCAGGTGGAGATCGAGGGTGAGCATAAAATTCTGGCATGGCAGCAGCTGCCGGGCTGGAACTGGGTCATCACCGGCGAAGTCAACCGGGCCAGCCTGCTCGCACCGATCATGCAGAGCCGCAATCTGTTCCTGATGACCGGACTGGTGCTGGTCGTCATCTTTGCGCTGGGGTTTGTCTGGTACAGCCGCCGGGCGATTACCCGTCCGCTGCAGCAGGTCATTCATCTGGCAGAGCAGTATGCCGCTGGTAATCTGCAGGTTCACATGGAGACCCCGCGCCGTGACGAAGTGGGCCAGCTGATCATCGCCATTAACGGCATTGGCGATGGCCTGGAGAAGATCGTCAGTCAGGTGCGTGGTGCCGCCCAGGAGATCAGCCAGGGCACCGACACCATCGCAGCCAGCAGTCATAACATCAGCGAGCAGATCGGCCGTCAGGCCAGCAGCGTGGAGGAGACCTCCGCCAGCATGGAGCAGTTTGGTGCCACGGTTGAGCACACTGCGGACAGCCTCCGGCAGGCGATGTCACTGGTGGCCGAAGCCAGCGAGATCGTCAGCCACGGCAGCCAGACGGTAACGCGCTCGGTCAGCACTATGTCAGCCATCAAGGTTTCCTCGCAAAGCATTGCGGACATTACTCACGTCATTGAGTCGATCGCCTTCCAGACCAATATCCTGGCGCTGAACGCCGCGGTGGAAGCCGCGCGTGCCGGTGAACAGGGGCGCGGTTTTGCGGTGGTCGCCGCCGAGGTGCGCGCGCTGGCGCAGCGTTCTGCGCAGGCCGCTAAAGAGATTGACGGGCTGATTGCCACCTCCATTGGCAACGTGGCGGAGGGTCATCAGCTGTCTGAGCAGACGCGCGAGGCGATGAGCAACATTGTGACGCACATTGAGCAGGTGCAGGCGCTGATGGGCGAAATCAACGTGGCGGCGCAGCAGCAGGCGGCGGGCATCGGTCAGGTCAATCTGGCGATGAACCAGATCAGCCAGGCCACGCACCAGAACAGCGAACTGGTGGCCCAGGCGGAGAACAGCGCACAGAGCCTGAGCGATAAAGGGCATCACCTGACGCAGCTGGTCAGCGTGTTCAGCCTGAAATCCTGA
- the bsmA gene encoding biofilm peroxide resistance protein BsmA, with protein MRSAYLLVMSLLLAGCSALETTPKAPPAPTSQAQEISRAQSGGLPKLGNITVNVHGSPDDAQRAVAAQANQAGAAYYQIVMLSETVMPGLWYASAILYGASPAAGARQ; from the coding sequence ATGCGTTCCGCTTATTTACTGGTGATGAGCCTGCTGCTGGCAGGCTGTTCCGCGCTGGAGACGACGCCTAAAGCGCCGCCCGCGCCGACGTCGCAGGCGCAGGAGATCTCACGGGCACAGAGTGGCGGATTACCGAAGCTGGGCAACATTACCGTTAACGTGCACGGATCGCCGGATGACGCCCAGCGGGCCGTTGCCGCTCAGGCGAATCAGGCTGGCGCCGCTTACTATCAGATTGTGATGCTGAGCGAAACGGTTATGCCGGGCTTATGGTACGCCAGCGCAATCCTCTATGGCGCCTCACCGGCCGCAGGCGCGCGCCAGTAG
- a CDS encoding isovaleryl-CoA dehydrogenase, translated as MTWTTHTVFNQPHPLSNSNLFLSDTPLGEALSREGAGWDREWLASVGQQLGSAESLELGRLANAEPPELLRYDTRGERLDEVRFHPAWHLLMQGVCASRLHNLSWQPTVREQAGVARAARFILHAQVEAGTLCPMTMTHAAIPLLQRWLPALFEGWLDPLLSDRYDTHAQPGDQKRGLLIGMGMTEKQGGSDLLISTTRAEPLAARGPGEAYRLTGHKWFFSVPQSDAHLVLAQTPAGLSCFFLPRLLPDGTRNAIQLEQLKDKLGNRSNASGEVEFRDATGWLLGEEGEGVRLILKMGGMTRFDCALGSHGQMRRAFSVALWHAHQRQVMGKTLLEQPLMRQVLARQALQLEGQTALLMRLARAWSQPANAHEVTFARLMTPAAKYQICKAGMPFVAESMEVLGGIGYCEASELPRLYRDMPVNSIWEGSGNVMCLDVLRVLARHAEVMTMLNQEFEAVKGSNRHFDARWRQLRLKLRQVPEEQARGVTCALLQLATGAQLLKHAEPPLADAWCQQWLDPRGLRPLDPVVTERLLARACGR; from the coding sequence ATGACCTGGACAACACACACCGTTTTTAATCAGCCCCATCCTCTGAGCAACAGCAACCTCTTCCTGTCTGATACGCCGCTCGGCGAGGCACTCTCCCGCGAAGGCGCAGGCTGGGACCGGGAGTGGCTGGCGTCGGTGGGCCAGCAACTGGGCAGCGCCGAGTCGCTGGAGCTGGGCCGGCTGGCCAATGCGGAACCGCCCGAACTGCTGCGCTACGACACCCGTGGCGAACGTCTGGATGAGGTCCGTTTTCATCCTGCCTGGCACCTGCTGATGCAGGGCGTCTGTGCCAGTCGGTTGCATAACCTCAGCTGGCAGCCGACGGTGCGGGAGCAGGCCGGGGTGGCGCGCGCGGCGCGCTTTATTCTGCACGCCCAGGTAGAGGCGGGTACCCTCTGCCCGATGACCATGACGCACGCGGCGATTCCGCTGCTTCAGCGCTGGCTGCCCGCCCTGTTTGAGGGCTGGCTCGATCCGCTGCTCAGCGATCGTTACGACACCCATGCCCAGCCCGGCGACCAGAAGCGTGGGCTGCTGATCGGGATGGGGATGACAGAAAAGCAGGGCGGCAGCGATCTGCTCATCAGCACCACCCGCGCGGAACCGCTTGCGGCGCGCGGCCCCGGTGAGGCGTACCGGCTGACCGGTCACAAATGGTTCTTCTCCGTGCCGCAGAGCGATGCGCATCTGGTGCTGGCTCAGACACCTGCCGGATTAAGCTGCTTCTTCCTGCCGCGTCTGCTGCCTGACGGAACCCGCAACGCCATTCAGCTTGAACAGCTCAAAGATAAACTGGGTAATCGCTCAAATGCCAGCGGCGAGGTGGAGTTCCGCGATGCCACCGGCTGGCTGCTGGGGGAAGAGGGCGAAGGTGTGCGGCTGATCCTGAAAATGGGGGGGATGACGCGCTTCGACTGCGCACTCGGCAGTCATGGGCAGATGCGACGCGCCTTCTCGGTGGCGCTCTGGCATGCCCATCAGCGCCAGGTGATGGGCAAGACGCTGCTGGAACAACCCCTGATGCGTCAGGTGCTGGCCCGGCAGGCGCTGCAGCTGGAGGGGCAGACCGCGCTGCTGATGCGGCTGGCGCGCGCCTGGTCACAACCGGCAAACGCGCATGAGGTCACCTTTGCCCGGCTGATGACGCCAGCGGCGAAATATCAGATCTGCAAAGCGGGGATGCCGTTTGTGGCAGAGTCGATGGAAGTGCTGGGGGGGATCGGCTACTGCGAAGCGAGTGAACTGCCTCGTCTCTATCGCGATATGCCGGTCAACAGTATCTGGGAGGGATCGGGCAACGTCATGTGCCTGGATGTCCTGCGTGTGCTCGCCCGCCATGCAGAGGTGATGACGATGCTGAATCAGGAGTTTGAGGCGGTGAAAGGAAGCAATCGTCACTTCGATGCCCGCTGGCGTCAGCTGCGGCTGAAACTCCGTCAGGTGCCCGAAGAGCAGGCGCGCGGGGTGACCTGCGCGCTGCTGCAGCTGGCGACGGGCGCGCAGCTGCTGAAACATGCCGAACCACCGCTGGCCGATGCGTGGTGCCAGCAGTGGCTCGATCCCCGCGGTCTGCGTCCGCTCGATCCGGTCGTGACCGAACGACTACTGGCGCGCGCCTGCGGCCGGTGA
- the rlmB gene encoding 23S rRNA (guanosine(2251)-2'-O)-methyltransferase RlmB — protein MSEIIFGIHAVQALLERNPQRFQEVFILKGRDDRRLQPVVAALEAQGIVIQLADRKWLDSQVEGGVHQGIIARVKPGRQYQEGDLPDLLQSLEKPFLLVLDGVTDPHNLGACLRSADAAGVHAVIVPKDRSAPLNATAKKVASGAAESVPLIRVTNLARTLRLLQEYNIWVVGTAGEADHTVFQSKMTGPMALVMGAEGEGMRRLTREHCDELISIPMAGSVSSLNVSVATGVCLFEAVRQRNA, from the coding sequence ATGAGCGAAATTATTTTTGGTATCCACGCCGTGCAGGCGCTGCTGGAACGTAACCCACAACGTTTCCAGGAAGTCTTTATCCTCAAAGGCCGCGACGATCGTCGCCTGCAACCCGTGGTCGCCGCGCTGGAAGCTCAGGGGATCGTGATTCAGCTGGCGGACCGTAAATGGCTCGACAGCCAGGTCGAAGGCGGTGTTCATCAGGGCATCATCGCCCGGGTGAAGCCTGGCCGTCAGTATCAGGAGGGCGACCTGCCGGACCTGCTGCAGAGCCTGGAAAAACCGTTCCTGCTGGTGCTGGATGGCGTCACCGATCCGCACAACCTGGGTGCCTGCCTGCGCAGCGCCGATGCGGCGGGCGTACACGCGGTCATCGTGCCGAAAGATCGCTCTGCGCCGCTGAATGCTACCGCTAAAAAAGTGGCCAGCGGTGCGGCCGAAAGTGTGCCCTTGATCCGCGTGACTAACCTGGCCCGGACGCTGCGTCTGCTGCAGGAGTACAATATCTGGGTGGTCGGCACCGCAGGTGAGGCCGACCATACGGTCTTCCAGAGCAAAATGACCGGCCCGATGGCGCTGGTGATGGGCGCGGAAGGCGAAGGAATGCGCCGTCTGACGCGCGAGCATTGCGATGAGCTGATCAGCATTCCGATGGCGGGCAGCGTCTCTTCACTGAATGTGTCGGTCGCGACCGGTGTCTGTCTGTTTGAAGCGGTGCGCCAGCGCAACGCCTGA
- the rnr gene encoding ribonuclease R yields the protein MSKDPFQDREAEKYENPIPSREFILALLEKREKPASREELAEEMNLHDEEHLEALRRRLRAMERDGQLVFTRRQCYALPERLDLLRGKVIGHRDGYGFLRAEGQKDDLYLSAEQMKFCMHGDVILAQPLGADRKGRREARVVRVQEPRNNQIVGRYFTDAGAGFVVPDDSRLSFDILIPPEETMNARMGSVVVVELVQRPNRRSKAIGKVTEILGDDMGTSLAVDMALRTHEIPHTWPPEVEAQVSQLKEEVPEEAKKGRVDLRKLPLVTIDGEDARDFDDAVYCEKKRGGGWRLWVAIADVSYYVRPGTPLDNEAHQRGTSVYFPSQVVPMLPEVLSNGLCSLNPQVDRLCMVCEMTISSKGKLTGFKHYEAVMNSHARLTYNKVWNILQGDKELRQHYAPLVKDLEELHNLYQVLDAAREERGGISFETEEAKFIFNAERRIERVERASRNDAHKLIEECMILANIASARFVEKNQEPALFRDHDRPTDESIKSFRTVLNELGLSLPGGNKPQPVDYAALLKQVADRPDAEMLQTMLLRSMKQAVYDPENRGHFGLALSSYAHFTSPIRRYPDLTLHRAIKYLLAKEQDQGKGLVQRAIKYLMPKERSVASDMTTATGGYHYDMPQMLQLGLHCSLTERRADEATRDVADWLKCDFMQDQVGNVFNGVISSVTGFGFFVRLSDLFIDGLVHVSTLDNDYYRFDPVGQRLIGESGGRTYRLGDAVEVRVEAVHMDERKIDFALISSQRQVRGEGKTARDRAKRDDQAPAKRRRNVSRKSNFEPDAAFRGNKGKPDAGSGGKKSKNVSEKTRKIAAATKAKRARKKAEPES from the coding sequence ATGTCAAAAGATCCTTTTCAGGATAGAGAAGCTGAAAAATACGAAAACCCTATTCCAAGCCGTGAATTTATTCTGGCGCTGTTAGAGAAACGTGAAAAACCGGCCAGCCGTGAAGAGCTGGCTGAAGAGATGAATCTGCACGACGAAGAGCACCTTGAGGCGCTGCGTCGTCGCCTTCGCGCGATGGAGCGCGATGGTCAGCTGGTCTTCACCCGCCGTCAGTGCTATGCGCTGCCAGAACGGCTTGATCTTCTGCGCGGTAAAGTGATCGGCCATCGTGATGGCTATGGTTTCCTGCGGGCTGAAGGTCAGAAAGATGACCTCTACCTCTCTGCCGAACAGATGAAATTCTGTATGCACGGGGATGTGATCCTGGCGCAACCGCTGGGTGCCGATCGCAAAGGCCGTCGCGAAGCGCGCGTGGTTCGCGTGCAGGAGCCGCGCAACAATCAGATCGTTGGCCGCTACTTTACCGATGCCGGAGCGGGCTTCGTGGTGCCCGACGACAGCCGCCTGAGTTTCGATATTCTTATTCCACCGGAAGAGACGATGAACGCCCGCATGGGTTCTGTGGTGGTGGTCGAGCTGGTTCAGCGTCCGAATCGTCGCAGCAAAGCGATCGGTAAAGTGACCGAGATCCTGGGCGACGATATGGGTACCAGCCTGGCCGTCGATATGGCGCTGCGCACCCATGAGATCCCGCACACCTGGCCGCCGGAAGTGGAAGCGCAGGTCAGCCAGCTGAAAGAGGAGGTCCCGGAAGAGGCGAAAAAAGGTCGCGTCGACCTGCGTAAGCTGCCGCTGGTCACCATCGATGGTGAAGATGCCCGTGACTTCGACGATGCCGTTTACTGCGAGAAAAAACGCGGTGGCGGATGGCGTCTCTGGGTCGCTATCGCCGATGTCAGCTACTACGTTCGTCCTGGCACGCCTCTGGATAACGAAGCGCATCAGCGTGGCACCTCGGTCTACTTCCCGTCGCAGGTCGTACCGATGCTGCCGGAAGTGCTCTCCAACGGCTTATGTTCGCTCAACCCGCAGGTCGATCGCCTCTGTATGGTCTGTGAAATGACCATTTCCAGCAAAGGTAAACTCACCGGCTTCAAACACTACGAAGCGGTGATGAACTCCCATGCGCGTCTGACCTACAACAAGGTCTGGAACATCCTGCAGGGTGACAAAGAGCTGCGTCAGCACTATGCGCCGCTGGTCAAAGACCTGGAAGAGCTGCACAACCTCTATCAGGTGCTGGATGCGGCCCGCGAAGAGCGCGGCGGCATCTCCTTTGAAACGGAAGAGGCGAAGTTTATTTTCAACGCCGAGCGTCGTATCGAGCGGGTTGAACGCGCCTCGCGCAATGACGCACACAAGCTGATCGAAGAGTGCATGATCCTGGCGAACATCGCCTCGGCACGCTTCGTGGAGAAAAATCAGGAGCCTGCGCTGTTCCGCGACCACGATCGCCCGACGGATGAGAGCATCAAGAGCTTCCGGACCGTGCTCAACGAGCTGGGTCTGAGCCTGCCGGGCGGCAACAAACCGCAGCCTGTTGACTACGCGGCCCTGCTGAAGCAGGTGGCCGACCGTCCTGATGCGGAGATGCTGCAAACCATGCTGCTGCGCTCCATGAAGCAGGCCGTGTACGACCCGGAAAACCGTGGCCACTTCGGTCTGGCGCTCTCGTCGTATGCTCACTTCACGTCGCCGATTCGGCGTTACCCGGATCTGACGCTGCACCGCGCCATCAAATATCTGCTGGCCAAAGAGCAGGATCAGGGGAAAGGGCTGGTTCAGCGTGCGATCAAATACCTCATGCCGAAAGAGCGCAGCGTAGCCAGTGATATGACGACGGCGACCGGCGGCTATCACTACGACATGCCGCAGATGCTGCAGCTGGGTCTGCACTGCTCCCTGACCGAACGCCGCGCCGACGAAGCGACGCGCGACGTCGCGGACTGGCTTAAGTGTGACTTTATGCAGGATCAGGTCGGCAACGTCTTCAACGGCGTGATCTCCAGCGTCACCGGCTTTGGCTTCTTTGTGCGCTTAAGCGATCTCTTTATCGATGGTCTGGTCCATGTGTCTACGCTGGACAACGACTACTACCGTTTTGACCCGGTGGGTCAGCGTCTGATCGGCGAATCCGGCGGCCGCACCTATCGTCTGGGTGACGCGGTCGAGGTTCGAGTGGAAGCGGTTCATATGGACGAACGTAAGATCGACTTTGCCCTGATCTCCAGCCAGCGCCAGGTGCGTGGCGAAGGCAAAACCGCGCGTGACCGCGCGAAGCGTGACGATCAGGCGCCCGCAAAACGTCGTCGTAACGTGAGCCGGAAGTCCAATTTTGAGCCGGATGCTGCGTTCCGCGGTAACAAGGGCAAGCCCGATGCCGGAAGTGGCGGGAAAAAAAGTAAAAACGTCTCGGAAAAAACCCGTAAAATCGCCGCCGCCACCAAGGCAAAGCGCGCCAGGAAAAAGGCTGAGCCTGAGAGCTGA